One part of the Paenibacillus silvisoli genome encodes these proteins:
- a CDS encoding AraC family transcriptional regulator translates to MYKKLLLSFVVCITSFIVILASVLFYNYKSSSISLLKEANVNVLSKISYSSVYMDNMAKKFSESLSLNNYIIAFANSNDLDIILTGNALRTLDSLRIPNAYIYSSYIYNSKINTVISSPPSTFFDASEFPDQEILKLIQDAQAKNAPMLDPIPRKLNNHNVYTYILFDFSDKTGKLTNAIVLNVDADWLRLTISSLDQEKASNGRSSDILIFDEKGLIVSHPSAAMFMQPVAGQSYAREIAASDAPSGTFFDEIDGKKYVISYVSSSILKWKFVSLTPYSAVFSSVQWNGWMTLVLCLSVLILGLIVAIFASKKLYRPFAVLQDKTTMLENQKRDSAAVLKNEFLRQMLAASATLPLEKVKAKEKELHLDISFTNKLFMFMLRIDSYQAFVSKYSESDRALLKYSIENMTKEITSSRCKCEVIIHDDDQLTVLAELGHQELDQERIYETFRAIVTDIQSNIKQYVNLSASGTLGYIIESYEQIKLIYEETFNLSKYRLIHGHQSLITPEILKQVDESPYFFPASKEKQLLDALRLGSGDTAKEIYRDIMSTIALTTYDNIIRSTLYLAFSIYNSFQRQQDDTSARINSVTLEFLNHISAFETLEQIEYAFCEMIDEINHLKDGNKDKKKNEIVQSAKELIEERYADLNLSLISCAEQLSISSIYLGKLFKSTTGKSVAEYITMIRMEKIRSYLETTNLPINDILEKCGLEKSNYFYTTFKKYFGVSLTEYRLNMVKRSE, encoded by the coding sequence TTGTACAAAAAACTGCTCCTGTCCTTTGTCGTGTGCATTACTTCGTTCATCGTCATTCTCGCATCCGTCCTTTTCTACAATTACAAGAGCTCATCGATTTCGCTATTGAAGGAAGCAAACGTGAACGTGCTTTCCAAAATCAGCTATAGCTCCGTCTACATGGACAATATGGCGAAGAAATTCAGCGAATCGTTATCGCTGAACAATTACATCATTGCGTTCGCCAACAGCAATGATCTGGATATCATCCTTACGGGCAATGCGCTCCGAACGCTTGACTCGCTGCGGATTCCGAACGCGTACATTTACTCGTCGTACATCTACAACAGCAAAATCAATACGGTCATTTCCTCGCCGCCCAGCACCTTCTTCGATGCTTCCGAGTTTCCCGATCAGGAAATCCTCAAGCTGATTCAGGATGCGCAGGCGAAAAATGCACCCATGCTCGATCCGATCCCGCGCAAACTGAATAACCACAATGTATACACGTATATCCTGTTCGACTTCAGTGACAAGACAGGGAAGCTGACCAATGCCATTGTACTGAACGTTGACGCCGACTGGCTGCGCCTTACGATCTCTTCACTCGATCAAGAGAAGGCAAGCAACGGCCGCAGCAGCGATATTCTCATCTTCGACGAGAAAGGGCTTATCGTCAGCCATCCGTCGGCGGCGATGTTCATGCAGCCCGTTGCGGGGCAGTCCTATGCCAGAGAAATCGCCGCTTCCGATGCGCCGTCAGGCACCTTCTTCGATGAGATCGATGGCAAGAAGTATGTGATCTCCTACGTTTCGTCTTCGATTTTGAAATGGAAGTTCGTCAGCTTAACGCCTTACAGCGCCGTTTTCTCAAGCGTGCAGTGGAACGGCTGGATGACGCTTGTGCTTTGTCTTTCCGTTCTCATTCTAGGTCTGATCGTCGCCATCTTCGCATCGAAGAAGCTTTACCGGCCGTTTGCCGTGCTTCAGGACAAGACGACGATGCTGGAAAATCAGAAAAGGGACAGCGCTGCCGTCTTAAAAAACGAGTTTCTGAGACAGATGCTGGCAGCCTCTGCCACCCTTCCGCTCGAGAAAGTGAAAGCGAAGGAGAAGGAGCTCCATCTCGATATTTCCTTTACGAATAAGCTGTTCATGTTCATGCTTCGCATCGATTCCTATCAAGCCTTTGTAAGCAAATATAGCGAGAGTGACCGGGCGCTGCTGAAGTATTCCATCGAGAACATGACCAAAGAAATTACGTCTTCCCGCTGTAAATGCGAAGTCATCATCCATGACGACGATCAGCTTACCGTTCTTGCCGAGCTTGGTCATCAAGAGCTCGATCAGGAACGGATCTATGAAACCTTTCGCGCCATCGTCACGGATATCCAGTCGAACATCAAACAGTACGTCAACTTGTCCGCATCCGGAACGCTGGGCTACATCATTGAATCCTACGAGCAAATAAAGCTGATCTACGAAGAAACGTTCAATCTTTCCAAGTACCGGTTGATCCACGGTCATCAAAGTCTAATCACGCCGGAAATATTGAAACAAGTCGATGAAAGCCCCTATTTCTTCCCCGCTTCCAAAGAGAAGCAGCTGCTGGACGCGTTACGGCTCGGCAGCGGCGACACGGCCAAAGAAATATACCGGGACATCATGAGCACGATCGCGCTAACGACGTACGACAACATTATCCGATCGACACTATATCTGGCGTTCTCGATCTATAATTCGTTTCAGCGACAGCAAGACGATACCAGCGCCAGAATCAACAGCGTCACGTTGGAGTTTCTGAATCATATTTCAGCGTTTGAGACACTGGAACAGATCGAATACGCCTTCTGCGAAATGATCGACGAAATCAATCATCTCAAGGACGGCAACAAAGACAAGAAGAAGAACGAGATCGTGCAATCCGCCAAAGAGCTGATCGAAGAGCGGTATGCCGACCTGAATCTGTCGCTGATTAGCTGCGCAGAGCAGCTCTCCATCTCATCGATTTATCTCGGCAAGCTGTTCAAGAGCACGACAGGGAAGTCGGTAGCCGAGTACATTACGATGATCCGCATGGAAAAGATCAGATCCTACTTGGAAACGACTAATTTGCCGATCAATGACATTTTGGAAAAGTGCGGTTTGGAGAAATCAAATTACTTCTATACCACGTTTAAAAAGTACTTCGGCGTCTCGCTGACCGAATATCGGCTGAATATGGTAAAAAGATCCGAATAA